The following proteins are co-located in the Apium graveolens cultivar Ventura chromosome 5, ASM990537v1, whole genome shotgun sequence genome:
- the LOC141723865 gene encoding uncharacterized protein LOC141723865 — MFYGTVVWDPWLIVAQIVALQCLYYLTLGAFLSIFVGTRVSRMSLVYFFDFATVSASTGTGWCVIASIMLSAAAGAGYLLYLIERAKKCLDFSATVYIIHLFICFAYGGWPSSIAWWVVNGTGLAIMALLGEYLCIKRELREIPISRFRSNV, encoded by the exons ATGTTCTATGGTACAGTAGTGTGGGATCCATGGCTAATTGTTGCCCAAATTGTTGCTTTACAATGTTTGTACTATCTTACCCTTGGTGCTTTTTTGTCGATTTTTGTTGGCACTAGAGTGTCTCGAATGAGTTTAGTGTACTTTTTTGATTTCGCAACTGTTAGTGCTTCTACGGGGACTGGTTGGTGTGTTATTGCTTCGATCATGCTTTCCGCTGCAGCAGG TGCGGGTTATCTGCTGTACTTGATTGAGAGGGCAAAAAAGTGCTTAGATTTTTCAGCCACTGTGTATATTATCCATCTCTTTATATGCTTTGCGTATGGTGGCTGGCCTTCATCAATAGCATGGTGGGTTGTAAATGGTACTGGACTCGCTATCATGGCTTTGTTAGGAGAGTACTTATGTATAAAACGTGAACTGCGAGAAATTCCTATCTCGAGATTTCGTTCAA
- the LOC141723866 gene encoding MAR-binding filament-like protein 1-1 isoform X1 has protein sequence MSFAMGSSLNSPIFYSLYPISTSPFSSHSNFLNFSKRNAGKKGRNFSVIACLQIGEQKDCDLFKKRAILFMGISILPLLKFRGDANAAEDSIILTSEQKQNDKQSNQGDASPNPFLSLLNGIGIFGSSVFGVLYAFAQKEKESTEATMESMKTKLDEKEAAMISLRQKFESQLRDEREERNKQVKMANEEKQSLINQLQSANSTITGLGQELRKEKRVVEGFEVQIDSLTTSLGEAEQNKDELENELKEKLNFVEIVQEKVNLLTLEINDKEADIRDLSSKLDGAESNFSKLTSVYENTKNEVVGLYSQIRTLKDDLAKLEDELELKFATIDDLNAEVSSLIAERVEANRKLGVIQKEYDDLKSSAEKKAISNARLLEDKVNELHQLKEQLVLALDEVSKKKVLVTDLSHERDDLKRDLDKELKAINNLEQELILAHEALEKSRNEASDQAKQLEQSRNMCSRLNVEICNMQSESSEAIELLQGNLAEAKQSEEALAVELTSKNEILKQAKEQIETMSNEPTVAVQNCEGLQKELGDVYRKAESAIRDLEEEKEVVTSLNKELRALESQILKDKDARVSLETDLEEATRSLDEMNRNALILSKDLELANSKISSLQDEKDVYYRSLTEQKQISQEAKENMEDAHKLVMKLGKEREKFEKKSQKLEEAAASAKGEILRLRSQISSLEASINDVDNPKAVKEQKKVKKISNVDIQKARSVDNEKAVKEEKKVKKLGNVDSQKGSEEETKTPVKRTRRRKVVSKKESS, from the exons ATGAGCTTTGCAATGGGGAGTTCTTTGAACTCTCCAATCTTTTACTCTTTGTATCCAATTAGTACTTCACCCTTTTCATCTCACTCCAATTTCTTGAATTTTTCTAAAAGAAATGCAGGTAAAAAGGGGAGAAATTTTTCAGTTATTGCTTGTTTGCAGATTGGAGAGCAAAAAGATTGTGATTTGTTCAAGAAAAGAGCTATCTTGTTCATGGGTATTTCAATTCTTCCACTTCTTAAGTTTAGAGGTGATGCTAATGCTGCTG AAGATTCTATTATATTGACATCGGAGCAGAAACAAAATGACAAG CAAAGTAATCAAGGAGATGCATCACCGAATCCCTTCCTGTCCCTTCTAAATGGGATCGGCATATTCGGTTCTAGTGTGTTTGGGGTGCTCTATGCATTTGCCCAGAAGGAAAAGGAGAGTACTGAAGCAACAATGGAATCT ATGAAAACTAAATTGGATGAAAAGGAAGCTGCCATGATTTCTCTAAGGCAGAAGTTTGAGTCACAATTGCGAGATGAAAGGGAGGAACGAAACAAGCAAGTTAAAATGGCAAATGAAGAGAAGCAGTCTTTGATTAATCAGCTGCAATCAGCAAATAGTACAATAACAGGCCTTGGACAAGAGCTTAGAAAAGAGAAAAGAGTTGTTGAAGGTTTCGAAGTTCAAATAGATAGTCTGACAACCAGCCTTGGGGAGGCTGAGCAAAATAAAGATGAACTAGAAAATGAGCTGAAGGAAAAACTCAACTTTGTTGAAATCGTGCAAGAAAAAGTAAACTTGCTAACACTTGAGATAAATGATAAAGAAGCTGACATTCGTGACCTCAGCTCTAAGCTTGACGGCGCAGAATCAAATTTCAGTAAACTGACTTCTGTATATGAGAATACGAAGAATGAGGTAGTTGGTCTATATTCACAAATAAGAACGTTAAAAGATGACCTTGCTAAACTTGAAGATGAACTAGAACTCAAGTTTGCCACAATCGATGATTTGAATGCGGAAGTAAGCTCCTTGATTGCTGAGAGAGTCGAAGCCAACAGGAAACTTGGTGTCATTCAAAAGGAATATGATGACCTGAAGTCCTCTGCAGAAAAGAAAGCAATTTCTAATGCCCGGCTCTTGGAAGATAAAGTGAACGAACTTCACCAGCTTAAAGAACAGCTTGTGCTTGCGTTGGATGAAGTGAGCAAAAAGAAAGTTTTAGTTACTGATTTATCTCATGAAAGAGATGATCTCAAGAGAGATCTTGATAAAGAACTGAAAGCTATAAATAATCTAGAACAGGAGCTTATCCTTGCACATGAAGCTCTAGAGAAATCACGAAACGAGGCTTCTGATCAGGCGAAACAACTTGAGCAATCAAGAAATATGTGCTCACGGCTCAATGTTGAGATATGTAACATGCAGAGTGAATCTTCTGAAGCTATAGAGTTGTTACAAGGGAATTTAGCAGAGGCAAAGCAAAGTGAAGAAGCATTAGCCGTTGAGCTGACATCAAAGAACGAGATTCTGAAGCAAGCAAAAGAACAGATCGAAACCATGTCAAATGAACCGACAGTTGCGGTACAAAATTGTGAGGGCCTCCAGAAAGAATTGGGTGATGTCTATAGAAAAGCTGAAAGTGCTATTAGGGATTTGGAAGAGGAGAAGGAGGTTGTTACTTCTTTGAACAAAGAGTTAAGAGCTCTGGAGTCCCAAATACTGAAAGATAAGGATGCACGTGTATCTCTTGAAACCGATTTGGAAGAAGCTACCAGATCATTAGATGAGATGAATCGAAATGCGTTGATACTGTCAAAAGATCTGGAGCTTGCTAATTCCAAAATTTCCAGCCTTCAGGATGAGAAAGATGTATATTACAGGTCCCTTACTGAGCAAAAGCAAATTTCTCAAGAAGCGAAAGAAAACATGGAAGATGCTCATAAACTTGTGATGAAACTTGGAAAAGAAAGGGAGAAATTTGAGAAGAAATCACAGAAACTAGAAGAAGCAGCAGCATCTGCCAAAGGCGAGATATTAAGATTGCGGAGTCAAATAAGTTCACTGGAAGCTTCCATCAACGACGTCGACAATCCAAAAGCTGTCAAGGAACAGAAGAAAGTAAAGAAAATTAGCAATGTTGATATCCAGAAAGCTAGGAGTGTTGACAATGAGAAAGCTGTCAAGGAAGAGAAGAAAGTAAAGAAACTTGGCAACGTGGATAGCCAGAAAGGTAGTGAAGAAGAGACCAAAACTCCTGTGAAGAGAACCAGGAGAAGAAAGGTTGTGTCTAAGAAAGAAAGTTCATAG
- the LOC141723866 gene encoding MAR-binding filament-like protein 1-1 isoform X2, with protein MSFAMGSSLNSPIFYSLYPISTSPFSSHSNFLNFSKRNAGKKGRNFSVIACLQIGEQKDCDLFKKRAILFMGISILPLLKFRGDANAADSIILTSEQKQNDKQSNQGDASPNPFLSLLNGIGIFGSSVFGVLYAFAQKEKESTEATMESMKTKLDEKEAAMISLRQKFESQLRDEREERNKQVKMANEEKQSLINQLQSANSTITGLGQELRKEKRVVEGFEVQIDSLTTSLGEAEQNKDELENELKEKLNFVEIVQEKVNLLTLEINDKEADIRDLSSKLDGAESNFSKLTSVYENTKNEVVGLYSQIRTLKDDLAKLEDELELKFATIDDLNAEVSSLIAERVEANRKLGVIQKEYDDLKSSAEKKAISNARLLEDKVNELHQLKEQLVLALDEVSKKKVLVTDLSHERDDLKRDLDKELKAINNLEQELILAHEALEKSRNEASDQAKQLEQSRNMCSRLNVEICNMQSESSEAIELLQGNLAEAKQSEEALAVELTSKNEILKQAKEQIETMSNEPTVAVQNCEGLQKELGDVYRKAESAIRDLEEEKEVVTSLNKELRALESQILKDKDARVSLETDLEEATRSLDEMNRNALILSKDLELANSKISSLQDEKDVYYRSLTEQKQISQEAKENMEDAHKLVMKLGKEREKFEKKSQKLEEAAASAKGEILRLRSQISSLEASINDVDNPKAVKEQKKVKKISNVDIQKARSVDNEKAVKEEKKVKKLGNVDSQKGSEEETKTPVKRTRRRKVVSKKESS; from the exons ATGAGCTTTGCAATGGGGAGTTCTTTGAACTCTCCAATCTTTTACTCTTTGTATCCAATTAGTACTTCACCCTTTTCATCTCACTCCAATTTCTTGAATTTTTCTAAAAGAAATGCAGGTAAAAAGGGGAGAAATTTTTCAGTTATTGCTTGTTTGCAGATTGGAGAGCAAAAAGATTGTGATTTGTTCAAGAAAAGAGCTATCTTGTTCATGGGTATTTCAATTCTTCCACTTCTTAAGTTTAGAGGTGATGCTAATGCTGCTG ATTCTATTATATTGACATCGGAGCAGAAACAAAATGACAAG CAAAGTAATCAAGGAGATGCATCACCGAATCCCTTCCTGTCCCTTCTAAATGGGATCGGCATATTCGGTTCTAGTGTGTTTGGGGTGCTCTATGCATTTGCCCAGAAGGAAAAGGAGAGTACTGAAGCAACAATGGAATCT ATGAAAACTAAATTGGATGAAAAGGAAGCTGCCATGATTTCTCTAAGGCAGAAGTTTGAGTCACAATTGCGAGATGAAAGGGAGGAACGAAACAAGCAAGTTAAAATGGCAAATGAAGAGAAGCAGTCTTTGATTAATCAGCTGCAATCAGCAAATAGTACAATAACAGGCCTTGGACAAGAGCTTAGAAAAGAGAAAAGAGTTGTTGAAGGTTTCGAAGTTCAAATAGATAGTCTGACAACCAGCCTTGGGGAGGCTGAGCAAAATAAAGATGAACTAGAAAATGAGCTGAAGGAAAAACTCAACTTTGTTGAAATCGTGCAAGAAAAAGTAAACTTGCTAACACTTGAGATAAATGATAAAGAAGCTGACATTCGTGACCTCAGCTCTAAGCTTGACGGCGCAGAATCAAATTTCAGTAAACTGACTTCTGTATATGAGAATACGAAGAATGAGGTAGTTGGTCTATATTCACAAATAAGAACGTTAAAAGATGACCTTGCTAAACTTGAAGATGAACTAGAACTCAAGTTTGCCACAATCGATGATTTGAATGCGGAAGTAAGCTCCTTGATTGCTGAGAGAGTCGAAGCCAACAGGAAACTTGGTGTCATTCAAAAGGAATATGATGACCTGAAGTCCTCTGCAGAAAAGAAAGCAATTTCTAATGCCCGGCTCTTGGAAGATAAAGTGAACGAACTTCACCAGCTTAAAGAACAGCTTGTGCTTGCGTTGGATGAAGTGAGCAAAAAGAAAGTTTTAGTTACTGATTTATCTCATGAAAGAGATGATCTCAAGAGAGATCTTGATAAAGAACTGAAAGCTATAAATAATCTAGAACAGGAGCTTATCCTTGCACATGAAGCTCTAGAGAAATCACGAAACGAGGCTTCTGATCAGGCGAAACAACTTGAGCAATCAAGAAATATGTGCTCACGGCTCAATGTTGAGATATGTAACATGCAGAGTGAATCTTCTGAAGCTATAGAGTTGTTACAAGGGAATTTAGCAGAGGCAAAGCAAAGTGAAGAAGCATTAGCCGTTGAGCTGACATCAAAGAACGAGATTCTGAAGCAAGCAAAAGAACAGATCGAAACCATGTCAAATGAACCGACAGTTGCGGTACAAAATTGTGAGGGCCTCCAGAAAGAATTGGGTGATGTCTATAGAAAAGCTGAAAGTGCTATTAGGGATTTGGAAGAGGAGAAGGAGGTTGTTACTTCTTTGAACAAAGAGTTAAGAGCTCTGGAGTCCCAAATACTGAAAGATAAGGATGCACGTGTATCTCTTGAAACCGATTTGGAAGAAGCTACCAGATCATTAGATGAGATGAATCGAAATGCGTTGATACTGTCAAAAGATCTGGAGCTTGCTAATTCCAAAATTTCCAGCCTTCAGGATGAGAAAGATGTATATTACAGGTCCCTTACTGAGCAAAAGCAAATTTCTCAAGAAGCGAAAGAAAACATGGAAGATGCTCATAAACTTGTGATGAAACTTGGAAAAGAAAGGGAGAAATTTGAGAAGAAATCACAGAAACTAGAAGAAGCAGCAGCATCTGCCAAAGGCGAGATATTAAGATTGCGGAGTCAAATAAGTTCACTGGAAGCTTCCATCAACGACGTCGACAATCCAAAAGCTGTCAAGGAACAGAAGAAAGTAAAGAAAATTAGCAATGTTGATATCCAGAAAGCTAGGAGTGTTGACAATGAGAAAGCTGTCAAGGAAGAGAAGAAAGTAAAGAAACTTGGCAACGTGGATAGCCAGAAAGGTAGTGAAGAAGAGACCAAAACTCCTGTGAAGAGAACCAGGAGAAGAAAGGTTGTGTCTAAGAAAGAAAGTTCATAG